The Nitrospira tepida genome includes a window with the following:
- a CDS encoding APC family permease, giving the protein MLVKRLLVGLPLKTAQAAHERLSKTLALAIFCPNPLSSVAYATEEILLVLVLAGTVALHWSIPLSFAIVGLIAILNVSYRQIIYEYPEGGGAYLVAKSNIGELPGLVAAAALLIDYTLTVAVSTAAGIAAITSAWPSLYEHRVALGLSAVALVVVINLRGVRETGKIFAFPTYFALLALSAMIIVGYAQLLVGGRPPGGPSEAAATPMLESLTFFLICRAFAAGCTAVTGMEVISNGVKAFRPPEPRNAAATMSVMSIILAGLFLGISGLAYYHGVAPKADETVVSQLAHHVFGDGPPYYVVQAATMMLLILAANSSFSGFPPLGSALARDGYMPHQMSGVGDRLVFSNGIIILGVLAGLLLLIFEGDTHALIPLYAIGVFISFTLSQTGMVLRWKTKRGAGWQRKLMVNGLGAVTTGISTLVITATKFTQGAWIVILLIPILIVWFRSIRSHYKAVADQVMLSRDLRPPLPRRNIVLVPIGGVNRAVIRAIDYARQASSDVRAVLVDVDPEETARIEIQWAQWGCGVPLIVLPSPYRSILETLLDYIEQLLQKDQDGWVTVVLPEILPARWWQNILHNQRALMLKAALLFKERVILTDVPYHLQR; this is encoded by the coding sequence ATGCTTGTCAAGAGATTGCTCGTCGGGCTTCCGCTCAAGACGGCGCAAGCGGCGCATGAGCGTCTATCCAAAACTCTTGCCCTCGCAATCTTTTGCCCGAACCCGCTCTCCTCGGTCGCCTACGCCACGGAAGAAATCCTCCTGGTGCTCGTGCTGGCAGGCACCGTCGCGCTGCATTGGTCCATTCCGCTGAGCTTCGCCATCGTCGGCTTGATCGCGATCCTGAACGTCTCCTACCGGCAAATCATCTACGAATACCCCGAAGGCGGAGGCGCATACCTGGTCGCAAAATCCAATATCGGCGAACTGCCCGGCCTGGTCGCGGCGGCGGCCTTGCTGATCGACTACACCTTGACCGTTGCCGTCAGCACGGCGGCCGGGATCGCGGCCATCACCTCCGCCTGGCCCTCCTTATATGAGCATCGTGTCGCCTTGGGGCTGTCGGCGGTCGCGCTGGTCGTGGTGATCAACCTCCGGGGAGTCAGGGAAACCGGCAAGATCTTCGCGTTTCCGACGTATTTTGCGTTGTTGGCCCTTTCCGCCATGATCATTGTGGGATACGCGCAACTGCTCGTCGGCGGACGCCCCCCGGGCGGGCCTTCCGAAGCCGCGGCCACGCCGATGCTCGAGAGTCTTACGTTTTTCCTGATCTGCCGGGCCTTTGCCGCAGGATGCACCGCCGTCACCGGCATGGAAGTGATCTCCAACGGAGTGAAAGCGTTTCGTCCGCCCGAACCTCGGAACGCCGCGGCGACCATGAGCGTCATGTCGATCATTCTCGCGGGCTTGTTCTTAGGCATCAGCGGGTTGGCCTATTATCATGGCGTCGCGCCGAAGGCGGACGAAACCGTGGTGTCTCAACTGGCGCATCACGTCTTCGGAGACGGCCCGCCGTACTATGTGGTGCAGGCCGCGACCATGATGCTCCTGATCCTGGCGGCCAACAGCAGCTTCAGCGGCTTTCCTCCCCTGGGAAGCGCGCTGGCCCGCGACGGCTATATGCCGCACCAGATGTCCGGTGTGGGGGATCGGCTGGTCTTTTCAAACGGCATTATCATCCTGGGGGTGCTGGCCGGGCTGCTCCTACTCATTTTTGAGGGAGACACCCACGCCCTCATCCCCCTGTATGCCATCGGCGTGTTCATTTCCTTTACCTTGTCTCAAACCGGCATGGTCTTACGATGGAAGACCAAACGGGGGGCGGGATGGCAACGGAAATTGATGGTCAACGGGCTCGGCGCCGTGACGACGGGGATCTCGACGCTCGTGATCACCGCGACGAAATTCACGCAGGGGGCCTGGATTGTGATCCTGCTGATCCCCATTCTCATCGTCTGGTTCCGGTCAATCCGCAGCCATTACAAGGCCGTCGCGGATCAGGTCATGCTCTCCAGGGACCTCCGCCCGCCGCTCCCGCGCCGCAATATCGTGTTGGTGCCGATCGGCGGCGTCAATCGCGCGGTCATTCGTGCCATCGACTATGCCCGACAGGCCTCCAGCGATGTCCGCGCCGTCTTGGTGGATGTCGATCCCGAGGAAACCGCCCGCATCGAGATTCAATGGGCGCAATGGGGATGCGGCGTCCCACTCATCGTCCTGCCCTCGCCCTATCGATCGATCCTCGAAACCCTGCTGGACTATATCGAACAACTCTTGCAGAAGGACCAGGACGGATGGGTGACCGTAGTCCTGCCGGAAATCTTGCCGGCGCGCTGGTGGCAGAACATTCTGCACAATCAGCGCGCCTTGATGTTGAAAGCGGCGCTGTTATTCAAAGAGCGCGTGATCCTCACCGACGTGCCCTACCACCTCCAGCGATAA
- a CDS encoding PKD domain-containing protein: protein MILFLAAGGLSLLLVEPAWPFKILEPAEQGQFQSGQTVTARVDLGKDTGVIKVRYYWYPEHAETLVQGDENEPQPAGTSSLSTGPRGREEDSATGQPIVARPALVSTAENDPPFGGKLTIPREAVGTIRLLAVAEISRGRLGIQTSFDEILVKAEPPSELTAIDFETDKPLKLGRIGQAASYEQVDFRGKTIELPIVGLFADGVTRSLSSPSTGTTIISSNPEVIKVEPYGLLRLTGSGRTILTVKNRGKEAALEVIAALSEEPNEPPIADAGENRTVKSGRKVELNGLKSRDPEGEALFYYWSQVRGSKVPLLDLNMPRASFVAPTVSEPRLFRFRLRVYDKMGADSLPAFVDVTVEP from the coding sequence ATGATCCTGTTTCTGGCCGCCGGCGGACTCAGCCTGTTGCTCGTCGAGCCGGCCTGGCCGTTCAAGATCCTGGAACCAGCCGAGCAGGGACAATTCCAATCCGGCCAGACCGTGACCGCCAGGGTCGATCTCGGCAAGGATACCGGCGTCATCAAGGTCCGGTACTATTGGTATCCGGAGCATGCCGAGACGTTGGTGCAGGGCGACGAGAACGAACCTCAGCCGGCGGGAACTTCGTCGCTCTCCACGGGACCGCGGGGCCGAGAGGAGGACAGCGCGACCGGCCAACCGATCGTCGCAAGGCCGGCCCTGGTCTCGACCGCCGAGAACGACCCGCCCTTCGGGGGAAAGTTGACGATCCCGCGTGAGGCGGTGGGCACTATCCGGCTCCTGGCCGTGGCGGAGATTTCGCGCGGCCGGCTCGGGATTCAGACGTCCTTCGACGAAATCCTCGTCAAGGCCGAGCCTCCCAGTGAACTCACGGCCATCGACTTCGAAACCGACAAGCCCCTGAAGCTCGGCCGGATCGGACAGGCCGCCAGCTATGAACAGGTGGACTTTCGCGGCAAGACTATCGAATTGCCGATTGTCGGCCTCTTCGCCGACGGCGTGACGAGGAGCCTGTCCTCCCCCTCGACCGGCACTACGATCATCTCTTCCAATCCCGAAGTCATCAAAGTGGAGCCCTACGGCTTGCTCCGGCTGACCGGCAGCGGCCGCACCATCCTGACCGTCAAGAATCGTGGCAAGGAAGCTGCGCTGGAGGTCATCGCCGCCCTGTCCGAGGAGCCGAACGAGCCGCCGATCGCCGACGCCGGAGAGAATCGGACGGTGAAATCTGGCCGGAAGGTCGAATTGAACGGTCTCAAAAGCCGGGACCCGGAGGGCGAAGCGCTGTTCTACTATTGGAGCCAGGTCCGCGGCAGCAAGGTGCCGTTGCTCGATCTGAACATGCCCCGGGCGTCCTTCGTCGCGCCGACCGTCTCCGAACCGCGGCTATTCCGGTTCCGGCTGCGGGTCTACGACAAGATGGGGGCGGATAGCTTGCCGGCGTTTGTGGATGTCACGGTGGAACCGTGA
- a CDS encoding IS5 family transposase, with translation MLPRWELRAGENGGANVGPTKRGKGTKWMVLVDGAGTPLGAYLDSASPAEVRLLDATLDTIAVTRPHRPGRPRKRPERLIADRGYDSNAARALLVRRGIEPIIPARANNQRATPQDGRKLRRYRRRWIVERTIGWLGNFRRLTVRYDRLMDTYGGFFHLACALITLRKVLK, from the coding sequence GTGCTTCCTCGATGGGAGCTTCGCGCCGGCGAAAACGGGGGCGCCAACGTCGGGCCGACCAAGCGCGGCAAGGGCACAAAATGGATGGTATTGGTCGATGGCGCGGGTACTCCGTTGGGAGCATACCTGGATTCGGCGTCCCCGGCGGAGGTCCGGCTCCTCGACGCGACGCTCGACACGATCGCCGTGACACGCCCGCATCGGCCGGGGCGGCCCCGCAAGCGGCCGGAGCGGCTGATTGCGGACCGGGGATATGACAGCAATGCCGCCCGGGCCCTGTTGGTCCGTCGCGGGATTGAGCCGATCATTCCGGCCAGGGCCAATAACCAGCGGGCCACCCCTCAGGACGGGCGCAAGTTGCGCCGCTACCGGCGCCGCTGGATCGTGGAGCGCACGATCGGCTGGCTGGGCAACTTCCGGCGACTGACCGTCCGGTATGATCGCCTGATGGACACTTATGGGGGCTTCTTTCATCTGGCCTGTGCCCTGATCACGCTTCGGAAGGTTTTGAAATGA
- a CDS encoding aKG-HExxH-type peptide beta-hydroxylase: MPLDPFHIAWLTRLKHSFRRSIKTLLRELCDDLEQQYPEAVDRFDLPLSYFRLLGDVLSPEALDSWKVVGWVEGLNDLLYFIDVLSQLQREPDRAEFAEQFLAECLERFYEHTYLDELFPNRRPEPSRLVPRLAKLCERLSRELIQESLTLVPGLPCRWLRYGKRKRWIVPGDLDVDLERAQASRTLSVGLDGAFVSMPPVVPMRASGRRSSPRFEISTGEIALKVGRKRSVILVSEDEPRWQCTYHPPVYVRAADACWRHGLTLGPTLVYDRQRRPLDVRPSPTTLIARLHRAIDAIAEAWPEGLDLLSLFTMRVVPLQASGVVSFSYRHRPGLSFINLFERDQLDLIDDLIHENSHHHLNLLLRKYVFYKGDHNQELFYSPWRRSLRPIRGILHATFTFTMGALLFERLALWGRSDPKRWSAAGLTSRDLLRAQFRCLEEVESVRYSIQDLEYAQAPLGWLTRSGKELVEQLRNRIDKVENAIASMRRTVLRSQFGPALRRHIEELRKARQTYKPVRASKA, from the coding sequence GTGCCGCTCGATCCCTTCCACATAGCCTGGCTCACCCGCCTGAAGCACTCGTTTCGCCGGTCGATCAAGACACTCCTGCGAGAGCTTTGTGATGACCTGGAGCAACAGTATCCCGAAGCCGTCGATCGATTCGATCTGCCGCTCTCCTATTTTCGCTTGCTTGGAGACGTGCTGAGCCCTGAGGCCTTGGATTCATGGAAAGTCGTCGGATGGGTCGAGGGCTTGAACGACCTGCTGTATTTCATCGACGTCCTGTCGCAACTCCAGCGCGAGCCCGATCGAGCGGAGTTCGCCGAGCAGTTTCTCGCCGAGTGTCTGGAACGGTTCTATGAACATACGTACCTGGACGAGCTCTTTCCGAACCGAAGGCCTGAGCCCTCGCGTCTTGTTCCGCGCTTGGCCAAGCTGTGCGAACGTCTGAGCCGGGAGTTGATACAGGAATCTCTGACTCTCGTGCCTGGCTTACCCTGTCGATGGTTGCGATATGGGAAGCGGAAGCGGTGGATCGTCCCGGGCGATCTCGATGTTGACTTGGAACGCGCCCAAGCATCGAGGACGCTTTCGGTCGGTCTCGATGGCGCCTTCGTGTCCATGCCTCCGGTAGTTCCCATGCGGGCGAGCGGCAGACGCTCTTCCCCGCGATTCGAGATTTCGACCGGTGAGATAGCTCTCAAAGTCGGTCGCAAGCGGTCCGTGATCCTCGTCTCCGAGGATGAGCCGAGGTGGCAATGCACGTACCATCCGCCGGTGTATGTAAGAGCGGCCGATGCCTGTTGGAGACATGGGCTCACCCTCGGGCCGACGTTGGTGTATGACCGGCAGCGGAGGCCTCTCGATGTGCGGCCTTCTCCGACGACCTTGATCGCTCGCCTCCACCGGGCCATTGACGCGATCGCGGAAGCCTGGCCGGAGGGGCTCGATCTGTTGTCGCTGTTTACCATGAGAGTAGTGCCACTGCAGGCGAGCGGCGTCGTGAGCTTCAGCTACCGTCACAGGCCGGGCCTGTCCTTCATTAACTTGTTCGAGCGGGATCAACTGGACCTCATCGACGACCTCATCCATGAGAACAGCCATCACCACCTGAACCTGTTGCTCCGGAAGTATGTCTTCTATAAGGGAGACCACAATCAAGAACTGTTCTATTCTCCCTGGCGGCGCAGCCTTCGCCCGATCCGCGGCATTCTCCACGCCACGTTTACGTTTACGATGGGGGCGCTCTTGTTTGAGCGGTTGGCCTTGTGGGGAAGATCAGATCCGAAGCGGTGGAGCGCTGCCGGCTTGACGTCGCGCGATCTCCTTCGCGCCCAGTTTCGCTGTTTGGAGGAGGTCGAGTCGGTGCGTTATTCGATTCAGGATCTCGAATATGCACAGGCGCCCCTTGGATGGTTGACCCGCTCAGGGAAGGAATTGGTCGAGCAACTCAGAAACCGGATCGACAAGGTGGAGAACGCTATCGCGTCGATGCGCAGAACGGTTCTCCGTTCCCAATTCGGCCCCGCTCTGCGGCGGCACATCGAGGAATTGCGGAAGGCCCGCCAAACCTATAAGCCGGTGCGGGCGAGCAAGGCCTGA
- a CDS encoding Rqc2 family fibronectin-binding protein yields the protein MSLSAAEIGAVLSEIRPALLGGWVQKIYQPTDTAITLEVRVPGKTVALHLSVFPGATRLHLLSAHLPNPERPPSFCQLLRAHLLGARVEELQQWQGDRIVEIRLQTKEGTRTLAAELTGRSANLFYVDATGHVRAALRPAPERTGKPWLAGIGQPGTDPPQTTRQRFTPSSASADDPDYPVSQAIEQHYAQEESEAQARRLEQERLQSLTRQLKRLTRRILGMEEDLDKARRYESYGRYGELLKAHLAQVQKGQDRVTVEDYFDPELTPITIPLDPAKTPTANMHDYFQKHRKFLAAETEIRPRLEAAEREQTQLREEIDRIRRGEWRPPAGKEPTTNRRRSQLGDRQGRPGHAPPRRGPFRRFTSVDGHPIYVGRNAQENEELTHRFAQGDDLWLHARGVPGSHVVVRLPKGLEPPLETLRDAATLAILYSDFKKSGKGDVIYTRKKWVKKAKGRAAGTVTVTQERTIFLQLDKTRLDRLKNTAGLLHRDHEIN from the coding sequence ATGTCGCTGTCTGCGGCGGAAATTGGCGCTGTCCTGTCCGAAATTCGGCCGGCTCTTCTTGGCGGATGGGTTCAGAAAATCTACCAACCCACAGACACCGCCATCACCCTGGAAGTTCGCGTACCGGGCAAGACCGTCGCCTTGCATCTCTCCGTCTTCCCAGGCGCGACACGGCTGCACCTGCTGTCGGCCCACTTGCCGAACCCCGAGCGCCCCCCGTCCTTCTGTCAACTGCTTCGCGCCCACCTGCTCGGAGCGCGGGTCGAAGAACTCCAGCAATGGCAAGGGGACCGGATCGTCGAGATCAGGCTGCAAACCAAGGAGGGGACTCGAACACTGGCGGCGGAACTTACAGGACGGAGCGCGAACCTATTCTATGTCGATGCGACCGGTCACGTGCGTGCGGCCCTCCGGCCGGCGCCGGAACGGACCGGTAAACCCTGGCTCGCTGGAATCGGCCAGCCCGGGACAGATCCGCCGCAGACCACGCGACAGCGGTTCACGCCGTCATCGGCCTCTGCGGACGATCCGGACTATCCGGTGTCGCAAGCGATTGAGCAGCATTACGCGCAAGAGGAATCGGAGGCGCAGGCCCGGCGTCTTGAACAAGAACGGTTGCAGAGCTTGACCCGCCAGTTGAAACGTCTTACCCGGCGCATCCTCGGCATGGAGGAAGACCTTGACAAGGCTCGGCGTTATGAATCCTACGGACGTTACGGCGAGTTGCTGAAAGCCCACCTCGCCCAGGTGCAGAAAGGACAGGACCGGGTGACCGTAGAAGATTACTTTGATCCCGAGCTGACGCCAATCACGATCCCGTTGGATCCGGCCAAGACTCCCACGGCTAACATGCACGACTATTTTCAGAAACATCGGAAGTTTCTTGCCGCCGAGACCGAGATCCGTCCGAGGCTGGAGGCGGCGGAACGAGAGCAGACACAACTCCGGGAAGAGATCGACCGGATTCGCCGCGGCGAGTGGCGCCCACCGGCCGGCAAGGAACCGACCACGAACCGGCGTCGCAGCCAGCTAGGCGATCGTCAGGGCCGACCGGGTCACGCGCCTCCCCGCCGAGGCCCGTTCCGCCGGTTCACGTCCGTCGATGGACATCCGATTTATGTCGGACGGAACGCCCAGGAGAACGAAGAACTCACCCACCGGTTTGCGCAGGGGGACGATCTCTGGCTCCACGCCCGTGGTGTTCCCGGCTCCCATGTCGTCGTGCGCCTTCCGAAAGGCCTTGAGCCCCCCCTCGAAACACTCAGGGACGCCGCCACGCTCGCGATTCTCTACAGTGATTTCAAGAAGAGCGGCAAGGGCGATGTGATCTACACCAGGAAGAAGTGGGTGAAGAAGGCGAAAGGAAGAGCCGCCGGCACGGTGACGGTCACTCAGGAACGAACGATCTTCCTCCAATTGGATAAGACAAGATTGGACCGGCTGAAAAATACCGCGGGCTTATTGCATCGGGATCATGAGATCAACTGA